One Burkholderia pyrrocinia DNA segment encodes these proteins:
- a CDS encoding LysE family translocator, protein MSMLVSMAAFALASSITPGPVNIVALSAGARHGLGASLRYAAGATLGFVALFLLIGLGLHAALVRWPVLTTATQWSGIAFLLYMALRLALDDGRLAADPDVAGPSAAAGAAMQWLNPKAWLACVAAMGAYAADGDRTQVWLFAALYLVICFASIACWGYAGASLRHRLANARRMRVFNRLMALLLAGSALFLLDV, encoded by the coding sequence ATGAGCATGCTGGTTTCGATGGCCGCGTTCGCGCTCGCCTCGTCGATCACCCCCGGTCCCGTCAACATCGTCGCGCTCAGTGCCGGCGCACGCCACGGCCTCGGCGCGAGCCTGCGCTATGCGGCCGGCGCGACGCTCGGCTTCGTCGCGCTGTTCCTGCTGATCGGCCTCGGCCTGCACGCGGCGCTCGTGCGCTGGCCCGTGCTGACGACCGCGACGCAGTGGTCGGGAATCGCGTTCCTGCTCTATATGGCGCTGCGGCTCGCGCTCGATGACGGCCGGCTGGCGGCCGACCCGGACGTGGCCGGCCCGTCGGCGGCGGCCGGCGCGGCGATGCAGTGGCTGAATCCGAAGGCGTGGCTCGCGTGCGTGGCCGCGATGGGCGCGTATGCGGCCGATGGCGACCGCACGCAGGTCTGGTTATTCGCCGCGCTGTATCTGGTGATCTGTTTCGCGTCGATCGCGTGCTGGGGATATGCGGGCGCGTCGCTGCGGCACCGGCTCGCGAACGCGCGGCGCATGCGCGTATTCAACCGGTTGATGGCATTGCTGCTCGCGGGCAGCGCACTCTTTCTGCTCGACGTCTAG